The Aeoliella mucimassa genome includes the window GTATGACGCGACCTTCCGACCATGCTTAATTCTCTGTTCCTGGCGACGACCTCCTCGGCCACCTTTGTGTACCCGCTGCTCGCCGATCTCAAGAACAGCCTTGCCTGGGGGCTGGTGATTCTGGCGATTGTGCTAGGCATGCTAGTTACCTTGCAACCGGTCAAACGCACCAAGGAATTCAAAGGTCGCCAGGATTAGCGAAACCGATTTGCACCCATGAGTGACTACGCCGATTGGATTGGCCGTACGCAAACTGTTGAAGACTCCTTGTGTCCGAACGTGGCTCGCGCCGCGTCGGCTACCTTGCTGAACCGCGACCAACCGTTCGCCGCCGGCGACGCGTTGCCTCGGCTCTGGCATTGGTTCTACTTTCTGGCGACTGCTCCGCAGAACCAGCTTGGCGACGATGGTCATCCGCGCCGCACCGAGGCGAGCTTCATGCCGCCGATTCCGCTTCCGAGGCGCATGTTCGCTGGCGCGCGACTCAAGTTCCATCGCCCGCTGTGCGTGGGGCAGCCAGCCGAGCGCGAAACCACCATCAGCAACATTACCAACAAGTCGGGCAGCAGCGGTCAGCTGGCGTTCATCACCCTCGACCATCGCTTGACCCAAGCCGGCGAGCTGTGCCTCGAAGAACAACAAGACATCGTCTATCGCGAGCAGGGGGCTCCGATCTCGCTGCCGGAGCCTGCAGAGTTGCCTCCGCTCGACTCGGCTGCCTGGTCGCAAACCATCGTGCCCGATACTCGGTTGTTGTTCCGTTACTCGTCGCTGACGTTCAACGCCCATCGCATCCATTACGATCGCAATTACGTGACCAGCGAAGAGGGCTATCCCGCGCTGGTCGTGCATGGGCAGCTCACCGCAACCATGCTGCTTGAGCTGGTGCTGCAGCACGCCGAGCGACCTGTCACCGCGTTCTCGTTCCGTGGCAAAGCCCCACTGTTCGACGGAGCCCCCGTGCGACTGGTCGGAACCGTGAACGACAACGAGGTTGAACTAATCGCCCAAGGCCCCGATGGCCGCACTGCGATGCAGGCGAAAGCCGAGTTGGCGTAGTCGCGCTCGCGCAGCTGCATCTATGCGAGGGCTAACTTCGTTCGATCTTTCGCGGGCTGATGGTTGGCGAAACCTCCTTCGTCAGATCAAGGTCGTTCTGTTCCTTTAAACCCATCTCGTTCGGCGACTTGCCGACCCATTCGCTCTTGCTGCCTTCGAGCGTGATCGTCAGGCTCTCGGGATCGATCACCAGTGTGCTAAAGAGCGCCTCGCGGTAAGGGCAGGTGTACTCGATGTACGGGTGCGACTCGTGCACCTCGGCCGGGTAGCTGGTGTGCTTGTAGTCGCCCCCCATCCAGTAGTACGAAGCCGAGTTCACGTGCAGGTAGCGAACATGCTCGACTTCGCGAATCGCGTCGATGTGCGTGTGCCCGTTGATCGCCAGCAGTACCTTATCGGCCGCTTTGCTCAGCAGTTGCTGCACCTGCTCGGCGTTGTCCACTGCGGCTGGTCCCGCGAGCGGTTGGTGCGATACCACCACGATTGGCCCCGCGAGTTCCTCCAGCTGTTTTTCGAGCCAGGCGAGTTGCTCCTCGCCGATGTACGAGGGGTATCCTCCTTTGTAAGTCGGCGAGCCGGAGTCGTTACCGTCGAGCACGATCAGCTGCACGCCGGCCACGTCGGTCGTGTAGTACCGCGATGGCATGCCCCACACTTCCAGGCACTCCGCTTTGGTATGGCCCGAGTCGGTGTCGTGGTTGCCAATCACATGCAGCGGCTTCTTGTGCGAGCCGTTAAACCGGTCGATCACCTCGCGGTTCTTCTCGGCCGGGTAGGCGAAGTCGCCGAGTTGCAGCACCGCGTCGAGCGTTTGCTTTTGCATCGCATTGGCGAACGCGCTGATCCGCTGCACTCCGTCGTGCATGACGTCTTGATGCAGGTCGGCAATCATGCCGATGCGCACCGGGCGGTCGAGCTTCTGCAGGGCTGCGTGCGATCGGGCAGCCAAGGCCAGTGCCAGCAGCGGAACGCTTGCCGTCCCCAGCTTTAACGCTTCTCGACGGGTGAGTGATTCTGGTTTCGCTGCCGAAGTGATCGCCTGGTCGGTAGGGAGCATCGCTTTTCTCCTAAGTAGATTGGTGCCCGATGTCTGCTGTTCTAACACGAGCTGCAATGGGGTGCTACTTTCTTAACCGGAACTTGATTTATGAAGGTTTTGTGAGTCATCGTACGTCCCCGCTTCGCAGCCGGCCCTGCCCGCACACCAGGCGAACCGGCTACAATAGTGGACCTATCGAGTAGCCGATTGCCCCCCATACCTGCTGTAGGAGTTCGACGATGCCATTCGCTGTTAAAGACAAAGTTGCTCTGGTCACTGGTGCCAATCGTGGTATCGGCCGCACGATTGTCGACACGCTGATTGCTGCTGGTGTGAAAAAAGTGTACGCGGCAGTTCGCAAGCCCGACGCGGCCGATCCGCTGGTCGACGCTTATGGTCGCAAGATCGCCCCATTGCGAATCGATCTCGACGATCCCGCGACCATCGTCAGCGCGGCCGAAACTGCTAGCGATGTCGAGCTGGTGATCAACAACGCTGGCGTTTTGCGACAGGCGTCCGCCCTGGCCGACGATGCGGTCGAGCAACTGCAATACGAAATGAACGTGAATGTCTATGGTCTGATGCGCATGGCCCATGCGTTTGCTCCGGTGCTCAAAGCCAATGGCGGCGGTGCCTTGGTGCAGGTGAACTCGGTCGCGTCGCTGCGGTCGTTCCCTCCGTTCGCCACCTACTGTGCGTCGAAGGCCGCGTCGTACTCCATCACCCAGGCGCTGCAGGTGCAACTGGCCGAGCAGGGGACCCAGGTGCTGAGCGTGCACCCTGGCCCGATCGCGACCGACATGGCCGACGATGCCGGGCTGCAGGACATGGCCGAACCCCCCACGTTGGTGTCCGAGGGAATCGTCGCCGCCCTGGCAGCTGGCGACTACCACTTGTTCCCCGACACGATGGCCAAGCAGCTGTGGAGCGAGTACGAGAGCTTCGCCAAAAACGTGGTCGAAGCCCGCGGCAGCGAAGGCTAAAGCCATCCGCCGGAACGATCGCGCGGTCGCCGCCCGAATCGCCGGGAAACCATAGTTTCCCACTGCTGTGCAAATAGATTCCCAATTTACCCACCGATGGGAAAATTGAATCTGCACGCACTCTACAAAACCAGTGGTTTTCGCACTGGAATAGATTCCCATTCCCAATAACGCATCGAGTGGGAATCTATTTTCCCGCTGCGCACTTATCGCAAGTCGTTGATAGGTAACAAGTTGCATCAACACCTCCGCGGAAAGTGCCCAAGAATAGATTCCCATGGGTGGGAAACTATTCTTGGTTGGGAGTTGGATGTTGGGAGTTGGATGGAGAAATGTCATCTTGAAGGAGCTTCGAGCGACTGAAAGATCTAGCCTATCGCTTACAGCCTAAAGCCTACAGCTTTGACAACCGCGCAGCAGCGAACACCCACACAAGCGGCATCGCGGTCAGAGACCGCTCCTACAGCGCGCTTGCCTGGTGAATGGCCTTACTGGTTTTCATGTTCACTCGGTTACATCTTTCCATCCTCCAACAACGGACCACAGACGACAAACAACGGACAACACTTCACCTATCCATTAGAACACCTAAGGTGGCCAATTCCTAGCGAAAACTGCCGTATCCGAAAGAAATCGTTTAGCCCTCGAATTTACCCTTGTATCTTCCCTCAGAGGTTACTGTAGTCGAAAATAGGATTTAAGCTGCTTCACTGAGTGAGCGTAGCGAACGAAGAGGAGCACCCAGCGGGATCACGAGGGAGTCATTCATGGGGGAGGCTGGATAGCCGGGCGTGTATGGCGTTGAAAGCAGAGGAGTTCGAAGACGAATCCGGAAGTGGTTGGGAGTTACTCGATTGGGTCGTCTCCGCTCTGAATTACCTACGGTTCGCAAGTCGGATCAAGCTGTCGAGGGTGGGAGCTTGGCGTGCCGTTGGTGAAACGCTCGTCGTCACGGGGAAGCATGGGTTGGAAGTTGTGATACCAGCCGCCTTCAGACAGCCCGTCCGGGAATTCGTGTACCAGCATGCCGGGTTTATTCTGTTCAAGCTGACCCGTAATCGTGGAATCGGGGCGGGCAACGAAGCTCGCCCAATGGGAGTACGGCGCCGAGGAGTTATTGGCAACCGCCCACATGCGATAGTCTGAGCATCGCGTCGGAACCTGGCGAATTACCAGGTCGTCGAGGCAATTCGGCCCGCCGCTGCGTGCATTATGGAACGAGTGCAGCATTACGGTTACGCCTTGTTGGTGGTAGGCGGCGTAGATCTGCGGCCAGCAGCCGTCGTAGCAAATGGCCAGTCCGACCTTTACGCCGTTGATTGTTCGCGTGACCAGACGATTGCCGGCAGTATAAGAGTCCTGATCGCGACCGGTGCACATTGACTTGTCGTAGCGATCAACAATCTCGCCTTGGGGATTGATCAGGTACAGACAATTCGTGGGCTTGGTCTCCGCATCGAGGTAGTGTGCCGAACCGAGAACTATCCAGAGACCGAGTTCCTTGGACAGATTGCGAATCTTCCGAGTCTCTTCACGAAGCGTTGTCCAATCGAAGTCTTGAAAATCGCGAAAATCGACACCCGCGTAGCCGGACAACGAAGCCTCGGACGTGTGCAACAGGTGGGCGTCGGCCTCTTTGGCTTGCCGCATATACCTACGGATCCACTCTCCATTGCTGGCAATGTCGGAACCAACGGGAAACTGGCAACTTGCCACTCGCAGTGTTTCGATCGGCGAAGCTGCTCGTTCGGCGTCGGAGGCATCGCTAGACGGCTCTGCTGCCAACACTGGGGACGCCAATGCAATCACGAGTACGATGGACAACGACGCAGAAACTTGACTGAGAAAGACTCGCACATTCTTCATGAAGTTGCCTTGAAGTTGCAGTTGACCAGAGAGCGGATGAGAGCTGCTCCCCACTATGGTTTAGGACGCCAAGTGAATCAACTATGCGAATTTGCGCAAACTCCATGACAACGGGGGATTCGCACCTAATAGATTCCCATTTTTCAATAACACATCGAGTGGAAAACTACTCCTTCCACTCCACCGCCGGCCATAGGATGGCGGTGCCGTCGCGGCTGGCGGTCAGGGCGGTTTGGCCGTCGGTGGAGAAATCGACCGACGTGATGTCTTGCGTGTGCCCGGTGAGGGTGAGGATCTCGTTGCCGTTGGATGCGTCCCACAGTTTGGCCGTGGTGTCTTGGCTGCCGGTCAGGACGCGCGCGGCGTCGGGCGTGAAGGCGACGCTGGTCACGGCCGAGGTGTGGCCCGATATCGTGGCCAGCAGCTCGCCGGTCGCGGTGTTCCAGACCTTGGCGGTGTTGTCCTGGCTGCCGGTGACTACCTGTGAGCCATCGCGCGAGAACTCCCCGCACAGCACGCCCCACGCATGGCCTTCGAGCGTGCGAATCACCTGGGCGGTTTTCACGTCCCACAGCTTCGCCGTGTGGTCGCTGCTGGTGGTGAGCAGGTGAGTGCCGTCGGACGAGAATCGCACCGAGTGCACGCTGACGGTGTGCGCGGCGAGCGGTTCGCCGACCGTTTGGCAAGTCTTTACCTCCCACAGTCGCACGGTGCCATCGTCGCTGGCCGTGGCGATTAGCTCGCCATTCGGCGAGAAGTCGAGGCTGTTGATGTAGCCTTGGTGACCACCGACGAGTTGGCCGATCATCTGTTGCGATTCGCTATCCCACAGCTTGGCGGTGCCATCCCAGCTGCCAGTGGCGACGATCTTGCCATTGGGCGACATGCCAACCGCGGCGACCGCGCCGTGAGGGCTGAATCGCACGCCCCAGGTGCCGGTCGCGAGATCCATTAGCCGGGCGTCGTTGCCACCGATGGTGAGCACGCGTTGGCCGTCGGGCGTGTAGATGGCGGTCCACAGGGTGCCTGCGGTTTGATTGGTCACGAGCGGCGGTAGTTGGTCGAGGTCGACCTGGGGAGCATCGGCAGGTTGCCATCGCCAGACCTTGCTATTGCCAGCCGAGGTAACCAGCACCGCGGAGCCATCGGGAGCAAAGTCGACTCCGGTCGCCTTGCCGGCGCCGAGCGTCGCTTGGGCGACAACTTGGTGCGACACCAGATCCCATAAACGGACGATGCCATCTTCGCAGGCGGTTACCAGCTGGGTGCCGTCGTCCGACAGGTCCATCGCGGCGACCCAGTTGGGGTGCTTGAGTAGCGACTCGGTGGCCTCGCTGGCGGTGGAAACTTGCCAGCGGGTGCAGGTGTTGTCGCCGCTGGCGGAGTAGAGCGAGTTGGCATCGGCCGGAGCGAACGCGAGCGCGGTAATCGTGCGGCTATGCCCGGTGAGTTCGGCTAGCGTGTCGGCCCCTGTGTCGGTGGTTTGCCATACGAGGATGGTGCCGCGGTCGTCGCCGGTGGCAAACGTGGTGCCATCGTCGGCAAAGGCAGCCGAAGTGACTTCCGACGCGTGCCCGGTAAGTTCGGCCAGTAGCTGGCCGGTCGCGAGATCCCAGAGTCGAGCGGTAGTGCCGGTGCCGCCGGTTACCAGGTAGCGGCCTTCAGTGTCGGCAGCGATCACCCCCACGCGCCCGGTGCCGCGCATCACCTGTAGTTCGGCCCCGGTGCCGACATTCCACACGCGAGCGGTGTTGTCGCCGGCGCCGGTGATGAGTTGCTGCCCCGCGTCGATGAACACCGCGCTAGTGGCGAGGAACTCGTGCCCTTGGGCGAAGCGAGCGACTGGCGAGCCGTTCGGGCTCCACACTTTTGCAGTACGATCGCGGCTAGCGGTGAGCACCTGGTCGTCGCTCGTAAAGCGGGCTGCCAGCACTGCATCGGCATGACCGGCCAGGGTGCGACTGCCGAGCACATGCGACTCGGCGTAGCCGGCGACGTTCCACACGCGGATCGTCGAGTCCTGACTGGCTGACGCTGCGTGGCTGCCATCGGGGGCCATGGCGACCGACTCCACTCGGCTACCATGTCCGCGCAAGGTTTTGATTTCGCTCGCGGTCGCCAGGCTCCAAAGTCGCAGCGTGTTGTCGTGCCCGCCCGAGAGTACGACCGACGGATCGGCCGGATCGAACACCACGCTGCGGACCGCGCCGGTATGGCCTTCGAGTACGATGGCCGGCGAGGCTACTTGGCGACCGTCGGATAGTCGCGTGGCCAACTCGAGCCCGCCAACCTGGTCGGGGCTCCAGACTCGCACGCGTTTGTCGTAGCCACCGGTCGCGATGCGATCGCCAGTTGGCGAGAACGCGGCCGCGTACACAGGGCCTTCGTGATCGGTAAAGTAGGCGGCCGGCGAGTAGCTGCCGTCGCTCTGCCGTTGCCAGACGATCACGTTGCTATCCTGACTGGCGGTGACAATCTGCTGACCATTGGGCGAGAACTGCGCGGCCCACACCCACCAGTTGTGCCCTACGAGCGTCGCGGTCGACTCGCCGGTCGCAAGGTCCCACACGCGGGCGGTGTTGTCGTACGACGCACTCACCAGTTGCTTGCCATCGGTCGAGAACGCGACGTCGAGCACTCCATCGGCGTGGCCAGTGAGCGTGGCTTGCTCGCTGCCGTCGCTGGCGTTCAGCCGATGAATGATGCCATCGCTGGTACCGGCGGCCAGGGTCTCGCCATCGGGCGAGAAGGCCACGCTGTAGACGTACTGACCAAGCGGCGCGGTGAACAACACCTCGCCGGAGTCGGCGTGACGCACGGTAAGGTTGCCGCTGCGGTCGCCGCTGGCGATCCACTTGCCATCCGGTGAGTAGGCCACTGCGTCGACTTGTGCAGGACTCGAGTAGACCGCTTCGCTGAGTTCGCACAGGTAACGCAGGCGTCCCCATTCCCAGTGCCGACGCGCCGGCGGGGTGGCGGTAAGTAGCTCGAGGGCAAAGTCGTAGGCGTTTTCGTCGATCTTCGCCGCTGCCAGGCCGATGCTGGCGATGTAGGCTTCGTATTCCTCGCTGTCGCGGGCTTCCACGGCTTCGATCTTAGCGGCCACCGCAGCGCGTTCGTTGTCCTCGGCTTTCATGCGATTCTTCTCGGCGATGTCTCGCAGGCGATCGGCCTCTTTTTGCAGGCGTTCGGCTTCGTCGCGTTCGGACTCGGCAATGTCTTTCTGTCGCTTCGCTTCCTTGGCGTTCTTGATAGCGGTCGCTTCGTTCTTGGCCGCCAACTCGGCGTTGGCCACCGCAATGCCTTCCTGCTCCTTGGCCTTGTCGCGTTGGTTGCTGATCTCCACGTTCGAGGCGGCGATCTTGATGTACGAGTAGGTGCCGAGGGCGACGATTGCTACCACCAGGGCCGCTACCGCTCGCTTGGTCCAGGCGAACATCGCTTGACGGGCGGTGCGGTCGCGCTGGGCCTGACGAATCTGGGCCAGCAGTTCGGTGTGAGCTGGCTCGCTTTCATTGAGTAGCGACTCGGCGAGGTCGAGGTCGCCCCCTTCGAGCGCCTGAGTAGCGTAGGCCAGTTCGGTTTCGGTGAGCAGTTGCCGCGCCTTGGCATTCTCTTGCCAGAGGGCCAGCGACTCCTGAAAGCCATACATCGCGCGGGCGAACAACTGGTAGTCGTGCTTTTCGCGGGCTTCGCTGAGATGACGCTCGGCATTGGCGGCCAGCACCAGACTCTCGGAGTGTGACAAGTACAGCCGCACCGCAGTCTGGAAGTCTTTGACCGACTGGTATCGCTCCGCTTGCTTGGTCTTCATCGAGCGAAGTGCGACGTCGAGCAATTCGCCTTGGTAGTGGATCGGATCGATCACGTTTTCGGCCGCGGCCATCAGGCACTGCATGACGTCGCGCCCGGAGTGGGGAGGGCGGTCGCCGATGAGTTCGTAGAGCATCGCGCCGAGCAGGTAGATGTCGCTCGTGTGGTCGACTTCCTCGATCGGCCCGCGAGCCATTTCCGGGGCCATGTAAGCGGGGGTGCCGCCGAGCGATTCGGATTGATGGATCGAACTGGCGTTGGGGAACTGCTGGGTCACTCGGGCGAGGCCCCAGTCCATCACCAGCACTTCGCCGAATTCGCCGAGCATCACGTTTTCGGGCTTCAGGTCGCGGTGCACCACTCCGCGGGCGTGGGCAAACGCCACCGCGTCGGCCACGCGGAGCAGGATGTTCAGATTCTCGTCGAGCGTCTTCTTGGCGAGCACGTCCTCCCACGGCGTGCCCTGCACGTGCTTCATCGAGTAGAACAGCGCCCCGTCGTCGTTCGAGCCGAGATCGTAAATCGGCACGATGTTCGGGTGGTCGAGTTCGCCGGTTACCACCGCTTCGCTAATGAACTTGTCGCGCTGCTCCGCGCCCGACTTCGCGCCTGGCTTGAGCATCTTGACCGCTACTTTGCGAGCGATCGACGATTGCCGCGCCGCGTAGACGACGCCCATACCGCCTTCGCCGATTTGCTTGAGCAATTCGTAGTCGGGCGCGTCGCTGGGGCTGATATAAGTAACGGTCCCTTTGTTCGCTGGCGTGCCAAACCGACGCGGCTTCACCGGCAGTGTCGACTTCTGTTTGGCAATGGTCGCGGTGCCACCCTCCTGGCGGATGGTCTGGCCAGCCGAGGCGTTGAGGTTGAGCGTGCCCATCCACTGGCTGCTCATTTTCGCGGCCAGCTCCGGATCGCTACTCGACAGATCGATGGTCTTGTCGGAGTCGAAATCGACGGTGCCGCGATCTTCGCGAACGGGCTTGGGGGGGACCACGGTGGAATTGCCAACGCCGCTCGAGGGTAGCTCGATGGTGGAGTCGGCGTCGAAGTCGACTGTTCCATGATCGTCGGAGGTTGCTCGATTGCCCGCGGGGGCGTGATCGGCAACGGTCCCGCGGTCGTCCTTCTTTGGTGGCTCCGGCGCGTCGTGCGGCTCGTCTTCGAGTACGTCGAACTCGTCGGTATCCTCGTCCGAGTCCTCCGAGTCGTCACCGCCAGCGATGGTCAGCTCGACCTCTTCGGAGTCGTCGATCACGATCTCGTCGATGGTTTGATCGCCTGCGTAGGTGCGTTGCGAGGCCGAGAACTCGAGGGTGCTGGAGTTCTCGTCTTCCGGTGGTTTCGTATCGGGGTGAGTCGACTTGGGATCGATCTCCACGGTCTGATCGAATGGCAGCGTCGCATCGTCGTCGTCCGACAAATCGAGGTCGTCGAGCACGTGCCCGCCGGAGTCGCTGTGGTCCTTATCGTCTGCCGGAAGGGGGCGATTAGGGATCAGCTCGTACGTCTGGCGACCGGCCAGCCCTTCGTCCATTGTCGAAAACGGCGCACCGCAATGGGGGCACTTGTCGCCCGGCATCGGGGCGTTGGCAAGCGTCGCGCGGCAATGAGGACAGATGGGCATAGGAGGAGTAGGGGACGAGTAGGAAACTAACGTGGACGCCGGCGGCGCAGGTTCTGCCAACGACGTTTGTCGGCTTTTGCGAACGCCTGGTCAAGTCGTACCGCCCAGTCGGTTTTCGGATCGAGCACTGCTGCAGCGGCCGCTACCGCGGTAACCGCAGCTGCTCGGCGGCCGAGGTGGTTGCTCGTGGGAATCGCGCTCGAGTCGTCGATGCCCGGAGTCGGCAGCGTTTCTTCCCCCGCTGGCACCACAGCAGGTGCGTCTGCCGGCGCGGCTTGTTTGTCCGCGGGGGCTGCCTGGTCGATCGGCACCGCTGGCGATTGTTCCGCGGGTTGCTCGATGGGGGGACGGTCGCGAGTTCCGTCCGACGCGTCGTCGGGATCGATCGGATGATGATCGCGAACCACCACGTCGAGCACCAGTCGCGGCGTTTGATTCTCGCTGCGAACCAGATAAATGCGATAGTGATTGTCGGGCAACTTGGCAAACAGCGCGGGCAGGTCGTCCATCGCCCCGTCCGGCAGGCGGATGCCTTCGAGCATCGCGCCGTCGGGCAGCACCACATGCAAGCGGAAGTACCGCTCGCTGGTGGCCGACACGTCGCCGCCTCGCGAGCCAACGTCGCGGGTTTCGGACTGTTGCACGTAGTTCGAAGTGGTTTGCGGAGGAATCACCACTTCGTTCGTGCGGGCGAACTCCACCACCGGGAAATCGGGCGACAGGTCGATGGCGAACTTCGCATCGTCGGTGCCGGGCTGGCCGATCAGCACGGTCTCGATATTGCTCTGCCCCACGTTCACGGTAATCGCGCTGGTCGCGTAGTCGTCGTCGCGAATCACCACGTTGATCGGCACGTCGGCCGAAATGTTCGCCGGGTTCGGAGGCCCCGTGTAGTGGTACCAGATGACGAACGTCCCGGGCGTCGGCCCAGCGTACACTGCTTCGACCACCCAGCGATCCGAGAGCGGCAAGTCTTGGTTTTCGCCCCAGGCGACGAGCACTTCGAACTCGTCGGCACCTGGGTCGGTGAACGACAGGGTGAGCTGAGTGTTGCCGCCGCTGTCGATGTCGGTTGCAAAAATCGGGTTGAGCGTAGGAGCGACGTTCATCACCGTGATGTCGAACGACTGGGTGTGGCTGCCGCCATCGTCGTCGCTGAGCGTCACCGTGATGGTATAGGTGTTGTCGACGTCGTTGTCGGCATACAGATGGCTACCGGTTAGGGTGCCGGAGGTCGGCGTGCCTTGCGAGCCATCGACCACGGTCGCGGGTAGCTGCCCGGTTTCGACCACAGTGCCGTCGCCCCAATCGATGGTGTAGCTGAACGACTCGCTGGTCGGACCATTGGGGTTCAGCAGATTGCTGTAACCAGGGTCGGTGAACGAGCCGAGCATCGGAAGGTTGAGCGTGTCCCCTTCGTTGATGGTGAACGACTCGTCGGTCAACGTGAGGGTTGGCGCGACGTTGTTGACTTCGATCGTAAACGACTGGCTGGTGGTGCCGCCGTCGTCGTCGGCGAACTCGACCGTGACCGTGTAGGTGCCATTGTCGGCATACGCATGCGCGGCATGGGCGAAGCTGGCGGTGGTTGCTACTCCTGGCGATCCACTCACGCGATCGATGATGTCGACCACCGAGGTCACGGTTCCATCGCCCCAGTCGATTTGCGACGCGGTGAACGTCTCCTCGGAGAACGGGAAGAAGGGATCCTCGCCGGTGCTGCCGATCGTGGTGTACTGGTGATCGAAGCCAGGATCGGTAATGCCGATGCCGAGGTCGTCGAGCGTGAATGCCTGCCCTTCGTCGACTACCAAGGTACTGTCGGCCCCGGTGAGCTGCGGGGCGACGTTGTTCACGGTGACCGTGAAGCTGGCGGTCGCAAAGCCGAGGTTGTCGTCGGCCACCACTACGGTGACTGTGTACACCCCGTTGTCAGCATACGTGTGCGAGCCATCAAACGACGCCTGCGTGGCGACGCCGGGGCTGCCGACCTGGTCGATCGTGGCCGTGGGGCCGAACTCCAGGTTCGGAGTATCGCCCCACGAGATGAAGTAGGTGAACGTTTCCTGAGTGCCGAGCGCGGTGTTGTCGAAACCGGGGTCGGTGATGATGCCGAGGTTGGTGAGCGACAGCAGC containing:
- a CDS encoding metallophosphoesterase family protein — protein: MLPTDQAITSAAKPESLTRREALKLGTASVPLLALALAARSHAALQKLDRPVRIGMIADLHQDVMHDGVQRISAFANAMQKQTLDAVLQLGDFAYPAEKNREVIDRFNGSHKKPLHVIGNHDTDSGHTKAECLEVWGMPSRYYTTDVAGVQLIVLDGNDSGSPTYKGGYPSYIGEEQLAWLEKQLEELAGPIVVVSHQPLAGPAAVDNAEQVQQLLSKAADKVLLAINGHTHIDAIREVEHVRYLHVNSASYYWMGGDYKHTSYPAEVHESHPYIEYTCPYREALFSTLVIDPESLTITLEGSKSEWVGKSPNEMGLKEQNDLDLTKEVSPTISPRKIERS
- a CDS encoding protein kinase domain-containing protein, with translation MPICPHCRATLANAPMPGDKCPHCGAPFSTMDEGLAGRQTYELIPNRPLPADDKDHSDSGGHVLDDLDLSDDDDATLPFDQTVEIDPKSTHPDTKPPEDENSSTLEFSASQRTYAGDQTIDEIVIDDSEEVELTIAGGDDSEDSDEDTDEFDVLEDEPHDAPEPPKKDDRGTVADHAPAGNRATSDDHGTVDFDADSTIELPSSGVGNSTVVPPKPVREDRGTVDFDSDKTIDLSSSDPELAAKMSSQWMGTLNLNASAGQTIRQEGGTATIAKQKSTLPVKPRRFGTPANKGTVTYISPSDAPDYELLKQIGEGGMGVVYAARQSSIARKVAVKMLKPGAKSGAEQRDKFISEAVVTGELDHPNIVPIYDLGSNDDGALFYSMKHVQGTPWEDVLAKKTLDENLNILLRVADAVAFAHARGVVHRDLKPENVMLGEFGEVLVMDWGLARVTQQFPNASSIHQSESLGGTPAYMAPEMARGPIEEVDHTSDIYLLGAMLYELIGDRPPHSGRDVMQCLMAAAENVIDPIHYQGELLDVALRSMKTKQAERYQSVKDFQTAVRLYLSHSESLVLAANAERHLSEAREKHDYQLFARAMYGFQESLALWQENAKARQLLTETELAYATQALEGGDLDLAESLLNESEPAHTELLAQIRQAQRDRTARQAMFAWTKRAVAALVVAIVALGTYSYIKIAASNVEISNQRDKAKEQEGIAVANAELAAKNEATAIKNAKEAKRQKDIAESERDEAERLQKEADRLRDIAEKNRMKAEDNERAAVAAKIEAVEARDSEEYEAYIASIGLAAAKIDENAYDFALELLTATPPARRHWEWGRLRYLCELSEAVYSSPAQVDAVAYSPDGKWIASGDRSGNLTVRHADSGEVLFTAPLGQYVYSVAFSPDGETLAAGTSDGIIHRLNASDGSEQATLTGHADGVLDVAFSTDGKQLVSASYDNTARVWDLATGESTATLVGHNWWVWAAQFSPNGQQIVTASQDSNVIVWQRQSDGSYSPAAYFTDHEGPVYAAAFSPTGDRIATGGYDKRVRVWSPDQVGGLELATRLSDGRQVASPAIVLEGHTGAVRSVVFDPADPSVVLSGGHDNTLRLWSLATASEIKTLRGHGSRVESVAMAPDGSHAASASQDSTIRVWNVAGYAESHVLGSRTLAGHADAVLAARFTSDDQVLTASRDRTAKVWSPNGSPVARFAQGHEFLATSAVFIDAGQQLITGAGDNTARVWNVGTGAELQVMRGTGRVGVIAADTEGRYLVTGGTGTTARLWDLATGQLLAELTGHASEVTSAAFADDGTTFATGDDRGTILVWQTTDTGADTLAELTGHSRTITALAFAPADANSLYSASGDNTCTRWQVSTASEATESLLKHPNWVAAMDLSDDGTQLVTACEDGIVRLWDLVSHQVVAQATLGAGKATGVDFAPDGSAVLVTSAGNSKVWRWQPADAPQVDLDQLPPLVTNQTAGTLWTAIYTPDGQRVLTIGGNDARLMDLATGTWGVRFSPHGAVAAVGMSPNGKIVATGSWDGTAKLWDSESQQMIGQLVGGHQGYINSLDFSPNGELIATASDDGTVRLWEVKTCQTVGEPLAAHTVSVHSVRFSSDGTHLLTTSSDHTAKLWDVKTAQVIRTLEGHAWGVLCGEFSRDGSQVVTGSQDNTAKVWNTATGELLATISGHTSAVTSVAFTPDAARVLTGSQDTTAKLWDASNGNEILTLTGHTQDITSVDFSTDGQTALTASRDGTAILWPAVEWKE
- a CDS encoding FAS1-like dehydratase domain-containing protein, with the translated sequence MSDYADWIGRTQTVEDSLCPNVARAASATLLNRDQPFAAGDALPRLWHWFYFLATAPQNQLGDDGHPRRTEASFMPPIPLPRRMFAGARLKFHRPLCVGQPAERETTISNITNKSGSSGQLAFITLDHRLTQAGELCLEEQQDIVYREQGAPISLPEPAELPPLDSAAWSQTIVPDTRLLFRYSSLTFNAHRIHYDRNYVTSEEGYPALVVHGQLTATMLLELVLQHAERPVTAFSFRGKAPLFDGAPVRLVGTVNDNEVELIAQGPDGRTAMQAKAELA
- a CDS encoding SDR family oxidoreductase — encoded protein: MPFAVKDKVALVTGANRGIGRTIVDTLIAAGVKKVYAAVRKPDAADPLVDAYGRKIAPLRIDLDDPATIVSAAETASDVELVINNAGVLRQASALADDAVEQLQYEMNVNVYGLMRMAHAFAPVLKANGGGALVQVNSVASLRSFPPFATYCASKAASYSITQALQVQLAEQGTQVLSVHPGPIATDMADDAGLQDMAEPPTLVSEGIVAALAAGDYHLFPDTMAKQLWSEYESFAKNVVEARGSEG
- a CDS encoding carbon-nitrogen hydrolase family protein gives rise to the protein MSIVLVIALASPVLAAEPSSDASDAERAASPIETLRVASCQFPVGSDIASNGEWIRRYMRQAKEADAHLLHTSEASLSGYAGVDFRDFQDFDWTTLREETRKIRNLSKELGLWIVLGSAHYLDAETKPTNCLYLINPQGEIVDRYDKSMCTGRDQDSYTAGNRLVTRTINGVKVGLAICYDGCWPQIYAAYHQQGVTVMLHSFHNARSGGPNCLDDLVIRQVPTRCSDYRMWAVANNSSAPYSHWASFVARPDSTITGQLEQNKPGMLVHEFPDGLSEGGWYHNFQPMLPRDDERFTNGTPSSHPRQLDPTCEP